The following proteins are encoded in a genomic region of Vanessa cardui chromosome W, ilVanCard2.1, whole genome shotgun sequence:
- the LOC124542665 gene encoding uncharacterized protein LOC124542665, with amino-acid sequence MVGFAADGTNSMFGQHHSLSKLFAKDIPNLFLIKCICHSFHLCASYACKKLPRGVEDFARDVYNYIQNSPKRIGDYKEFQCFVNIKPHKLLHPAQTRWLSLLQVVKRLLEQLPALKLYFQSAVLTDRLLAAQSILDKCLEPTTELYLEFLSFVLPYFNDLNKEMQSESPKLYLLYEKMFITYKTILECFLKPEYLELTEEEKTSMQVHDKVAALELLELKIMKIDFEKIENHLPLEDIYLGGNVAALIIMNRNSIHPDQIRQLRKKCLEFYIESLNQIKNRFPFEDEHRQRLKNLRFLNPDILLDSNLKRSVPSIAHLGQMFPGLCPTNLTELDREWRALRNTNLPFQGDQLIKADEFWRHISKIRKGDFSQMFPLLAQFAQNLLTLPHSSANVERLFSAINLMKTKIRNRLHTDTLTGLLYTKSGLKKNREPSQEHLKHFNKNMYKFNLPENDTI; translated from the exons ATGGTTGGATTTGCAGCTGACGGAACCAATTCCATGTTTGGACAACATCATTCCTTGTCAAAATTGTTTGCAAAAGATATTCCGAATCTGTTTCTAATCAAATGTATATGTCACTCTTTTCATCTTTGTGCCTCATATGCTTGCAAAAAATTACCACGAGGTGTAGAGGACTTTGCTCGTGATGTCTACAACTATATACAGAATAGTCCAAAACGTATTGGAGACTACAAAGAGTTtcaatgttttgtaaatattaaaccaCATAAACTATTACACCCTGCCCAAACAAGGTGGCTGTCTTTGTTACAAGTTGTGAAAAGGCTTCTTGAACAACTACCAGCATTGAAACTATATTTTCAAAGTGCTGTGTTAACTGACAGATTACTTGCAGCTCAATCAATCCTTGATAAATGTCTGGAACCAACCACAGAATTATATTTAGAGTTTTTAAGTTTTGTGCTGCCATACTTCAATGATTTGAACAAAGAAATGCAATCTGAAAGTCCAAAACTCTACTTGCtatatgaaaaaatgtttataaccTACAAGACTATATTGGAATGTTTTTTAAAGCCAGAATATTTGGAATTAACTGAAGAGGAAAAAACAAGCATGCAAGTCCATGACAAAGTTGCAGCATTGGAATTattggaattaaaaataatgaaaattgattttgaaaaaattgaaaacCATTTACCCCTGGAAGACATTTACTTAGGAGGCAATGTTGCtgctttaattataatgaacagAAACAGTATTCATCCAGATCAAATAAGAcagttaagaaaaaaatgtcttgaattttacattgaaagtcttaatcaaataaaaaatcgcTTTCCCTTTGAAGATGAGCACCGACAAAGATTGAAAAATTTAAGGTTTTTAAACCCCGACATATTGCTGGACTCAAATTTAAAACGTTCTGTACCATCTATAGCTCATTTAGGGCAAATGTTTCCAG gatTATGTCCAACAAATTTAACAGAATTAGACAGGGAATGGAGAGCTCTAAGAAACACTAATCTTCCATTTCAAGGGGATCAGCTAATCAAAGCAGATGAGTTTTGGCGTCacatttcaaaaataagaaAAGGCGATTTCTCTCAAATGTTTCCTTTATTGGCCCAATTTgcacaaaatttattaacattgccACATAGTAGTGCGAATGTCGAGCGACTGTTTTCTGcaataaatttgatgaaaacTAAGATAAGAAACAGGCTTCACACTGACACACTCACAGGATTACTTTATACGAAAAGTGGCTTGAAAAAAAACCGCGAGCCTTCGCAGGAACACTTaaagcattttaataaaaatatgtataaatttaatttgcctGAAAAtgatactatataa
- the LOC124542519 gene encoding uncharacterized protein LOC124542519, whose protein sequence is MRSYFREGDVFILDKGFRDVVAQLRNYGYQAHMPDSLFEGHHQLTTEQANKSRCVTMCRWVIEVINGRLKRDFKLFRQEYFNKSAKHLMEDFRIGCALLNKFHHIIEEKPDYSEYLEIAKQKLNEPNHLSLIVNREQLNRRRSVNNYLLRGRIKSRHVSSRTYYTYLLLNKNEETRDTLSAISGYYCSCLVGSRTVGCCAHVMTITWYLSWGRHNDVNAPAQFLDNVNSALDRIQSISYEELLETLESSEESHSHFQTNLVEVQHAPPSPQPPSSNNVQMNDIEINDVLFESQIATSISEENDKYYSELFQVYSGLQNKVRQWSNKVENFRDKGVFEKDLKSLITERINQELQVKKDWVTKWL, encoded by the exons ATGCGGTCTTATTTCCGTGAAGGTGATGTCTTTATATTGGACAAAGGATTTAGAGATGTGGTGGCCCAGCTTCGAAATTATGGATATCAAGCACATATGCCCGATTCTTTATTCGAAGGCCACCATCAACTAACAACGGAACAGGCAAATAAGTCTCGTTGTGTAACAATGTGTAGATGGGTAATCGAGGTAATAAATGGTCGATTGAAacgtgattttaaattatttcgacaagaatattttaataaatcggcAAAGCATCTCATGGAAGATTTTAGAATTGGTTGTGCACTTTTAAACAAGTTCCACCATATTATTGAAGAAAAACCCGACTATTCGGAGTATTTAGAAAtagcaaaacaaaaattaaacgaGCCCAATCATTTATCTCTCATTGTTAACAGAGAACAATTAAACAGAAGGCGAA GTGTAAATAATTATCTTCTTCGTGGCAGAATAAAATCCAGGCATGTGAGTAGCCGAACTTACTATACGTATCTATtgctaaataaaaatgaagaaacaAGAGATACACTAAGTGCCATTTCAGGCTATTACTGTAGCTGCCTAGTGGGCAGTCGTACTGTAGGTTGTTGTGCCCATGTGATGACCATCACATGGTATTTAAGTTGGGGTCGGCATAATGATGTAAATGCACCAGCCCAATttttagata acGTGAACTCCGCTTTAGATAGAATTCAAAGTATCTCTTATGAAGAGCTTTTGGAGACCCTGGAATCTTCAGAAGAATCTCATAGCCACTTTCAGACAAATTTGGTTGAAGTTCAACATGCTCCTCCTTCACCTCAACCACCATCTAGTAATAATGTGCAGATGAATGATATAGAGATAAATGATGTTCTGTTTGAGTCTCAAATAGCAACTTCAATATCTGAGgaaaatgacaaatattatagTGAATTATTCCAAGTTTATAGTGGATTACAGAACAAAGTCCGCCAATGGTCAAATAAAGTTGAGAACTTTAGAGATAAAGGCGTTTTTGAGAAGGATCTAAAATCCCTCATAACA GAAAGGATAAATCAGGAGCTCCAAGTGAAGAAGGACTGGGTTACAAAGTGGTTGTAA